One genomic segment of Flagellimonas marinaquae includes these proteins:
- the murD gene encoding UDP-N-acetylmuramoyl-L-alanine--D-glutamate ligase, protein MGRLVILGGGESGVGTAILGKKEGFEVFVSDKGEIKDKYKKVLEHFEIEWESGKHTESKILNADVVMKSPGIPDKVPLVKLLLEKGVPVISEIEFASKYTKTSLIGITGSNGKTTTTMLTYHLLKNEGMHVGMAGNIGDSYAKMVSEEDYDHYVLEISSFQLDGIVDFKPHIAIITNITPDHLDRYEYKFENYIASKFRIAMNQDENDYLIYDADDQVILDWLKKHPVRSKLLPFSVKRKLDEGAWLENKKIKMKLEHKTLEMNEDILALEGQHNVKNTMAASMAAMLVKVRKETIRQSIQSFQGVPHRLEKVLKINHVEYINDSKATNVNATFYALDGIKRPIVWIAGGVDKGNDYSELMPLVREKVKAVVCLGVDNSKLKDAFGNVIDLVVETFSMEEAVKVAYKIAERGDAVLLSPACASFDLFSNYEDRGDQFKNAVKKL, encoded by the coding sequence ATGGGTCGTTTGGTGATACTCGGTGGAGGAGAAAGTGGCGTAGGTACGGCCATATTGGGAAAAAAAGAAGGATTTGAGGTCTTTGTATCCGACAAAGGCGAAATAAAGGATAAGTACAAGAAAGTTCTTGAACATTTTGAGATTGAATGGGAATCGGGAAAGCATACCGAATCCAAAATATTGAATGCCGATGTAGTTATGAAAAGCCCGGGGATACCGGACAAGGTGCCGTTGGTAAAGTTGCTCCTTGAAAAAGGTGTACCAGTTATTTCGGAAATAGAATTTGCATCAAAATACACCAAGACAAGTTTGATCGGCATCACAGGTAGTAACGGTAAAACCACCACCACTATGCTAACCTATCATTTATTGAAAAATGAAGGGATGCATGTAGGTATGGCCGGAAATATTGGAGATAGTTATGCTAAAATGGTGTCCGAAGAGGACTATGATCATTATGTATTGGAGATAAGCAGCTTCCAGTTGGATGGTATTGTGGATTTTAAGCCCCATATAGCCATTATTACCAATATAACACCTGATCATTTGGATCGATATGAGTATAAATTCGAAAACTATATCGCTTCCAAGTTCAGAATAGCCATGAATCAAGATGAAAATGATTACCTGATCTACGATGCCGATGATCAAGTAATCCTTGATTGGTTAAAAAAACACCCAGTTAGATCCAAATTGTTGCCCTTTTCTGTAAAAAGAAAACTGGACGAGGGAGCTTGGTTAGAAAACAAAAAGATAAAAATGAAATTAGAACATAAAACCTTGGAGATGAACGAAGATATTTTGGCCTTGGAAGGTCAGCACAACGTAAAAAATACCATGGCGGCCAGTATGGCGGCTATGTTGGTAAAAGTTAGAAAAGAAACTATTCGCCAAAGTATCCAGTCGTTTCAGGGAGTACCCCACAGATTGGAGAAGGTACTTAAGATAAACCATGTGGAATACATTAACGATTCCAAAGCGACCAATGTAAATGCTACATTTTACGCTTTGGACGGTATAAAACGACCTATTGTTTGGATTGCAGGCGGTGTGGACAAAGGCAATGACTATTCCGAGCTTATGCCATTGGTTAGGGAAAAAGTAAAGGCCGTTGTTTGTTTGGGAGTGGACAACTCCAAGTTAAAAGATGCTTTTGGGAATGTAATCGATTTGGTGGTCGAGACCTTTTCCATGGAAGAAGCCGTAAAAGTGGCCTATAAGATTGCAGAACGTGGAGATGCCGTTTTGTTGTCCCCAGCTTGCGCAAGTTTTGACCTGTTTTCCAATTATGAGGATAGGGGAGATCAATTTAAAAACGCAGTAAAAAAGTTGTAA
- the mraY gene encoding phospho-N-acetylmuramoyl-pentapeptide-transferase: protein MLYYLFEFLEKQYQLPGAGLFQFLTFRAAMSVLLSLLIAMVYGKRIILLLQKKQIGESIRDLGLEGQKQKAGTPTMGGLIIIMSTLLPVILFADIKNIYVILLIVTTIWMGIIGFIDDYIKTFKKDKQGLKGRFKVMGQVVLGLIVGLTLYFHPEVTIKEKDTTTITENFRVENVFGEETKSVRTNVPFFKNNELDYADFISWMGEGAEDYAWLIFIPVVILIVTAVSNGANLTDGIDGLAAGSSAIIVLTLGIFAWVSGNIEFSDYLDIFYLPRVGELVVFIAAFVGALVGFLWYNAYPAQVFMGDTGSLTIGGVIAVIAIIVRKELLIPILCGIFFAESLSVMLQVGYFKHTKKKYGEGRRIFLMAPLHHHYQKKSYHESKIVTRFWIVGILLAIITIVTLKIR, encoded by the coding sequence ATGTTATACTACTTGTTCGAATTTTTAGAGAAACAATATCAATTGCCGGGAGCAGGACTTTTTCAGTTCCTCACCTTTAGGGCTGCCATGTCCGTATTGTTATCGCTATTGATCGCCATGGTCTACGGAAAGCGAATCATTCTTTTGCTTCAAAAAAAACAGATAGGGGAAAGCATTCGGGATTTGGGTCTGGAAGGACAAAAACAGAAAGCTGGAACACCCACAATGGGAGGGTTGATCATTATTATGTCCACCTTGTTGCCGGTAATTCTTTTTGCTGATATCAAGAATATTTATGTGATTCTACTGATTGTGACCACCATTTGGATGGGGATAATCGGTTTTATAGATGACTATATAAAAACCTTTAAAAAGGACAAACAGGGATTAAAGGGGCGCTTTAAAGTAATGGGTCAAGTTGTTTTAGGGTTGATTGTTGGCTTGACACTGTATTTCCATCCCGAGGTTACCATTAAGGAGAAAGATACCACAACCATAACCGAGAATTTTCGGGTAGAAAATGTTTTTGGTGAAGAGACCAAGTCTGTACGGACCAATGTGCCCTTTTTTAAGAACAACGAGTTGGATTACGCAGATTTTATTTCTTGGATGGGAGAGGGAGCGGAAGATTATGCCTGGCTCATATTTATCCCGGTAGTGATCTTGATCGTAACAGCCGTGTCCAACGGGGCCAATCTAACCGATGGGATTGATGGTCTGGCCGCTGGTTCGTCCGCTATTATTGTGTTGACCCTGGGAATTTTTGCTTGGGTATCGGGGAACATTGAATTTTCCGATTATCTAGACATCTTTTACTTGCCCAGAGTGGGGGAATTGGTAGTTTTTATCGCGGCTTTTGTTGGCGCCCTGGTAGGTTTTCTATGGTACAATGCTTATCCGGCCCAGGTTTTTATGGGGGATACAGGGAGTTTAACCATAGGGGGAGTCATTGCAGTAATCGCCATTATAGTTAGAAAGGAATTATTGATACCGATTTTGTGCGGAATCTTCTTCGCGGAATCACTGTCGGTAATGTTACAGGTTGGGTACTTTAAGCATACCAAGAAAAAGTATGGCGAAGGTAGGCGAATATTCTTAATGGCGCCATTGCACCATCATTATCAGAAAAAATCCTACCACGAGAGTAAAATAGTGACCCGTTTTTGGATTGTTGGAATTTTGTTGGCCATAATTACCATAGTTACGCTAAAAATAAGATAA
- a CDS encoding UDP-N-acetylmuramoyl-L-alanyl-D-glutamate--2,6-diaminopimelate ligase, translating into MKLLKDILYGVSLSAVSGDTGVMVNQIHFDSRKVEMDDVFVAIRGTVTDGHEYIQKAIDLGARAIVCEELPELVVNGVTYLQVNDCNSALAVIASNFYENPSKNLKLIGVTGTNGKTTVTTLLYNLFKKAGFKVGLISTIKVLVDDIEHKATHTTPDVITINDYLSKMNDVGVEYCFMEVSSHGIHQKRAEGLFFEGAIFTNLSHDHLDYHKTFAEYRDTKKKLFDGLPKTAFALVNIDDKNGPVMLQNTKAKKYTYALKSFADYRAQILEKQFNGQLLKVDENELWSKLIGDFNAYNLLAIYATADILGLEKMETLRLMSELENVDGRFQYYISKERITAIVDYAHTPDALKNVLVTINALRTGNENVITVVGCGGDRDKSKRPVMGHIASEMSDQAIFTSDNPRTESPKTIIEEMETGVEPQNTRKVLSIENRRQAINTACKLAMANDIILVAGKGHETYQETNGVRVDFDDFKEVKEALKSLKK; encoded by the coding sequence ATGAAGTTATTGAAGGACATATTATATGGTGTAAGTCTTTCCGCAGTGAGCGGGGATACCGGTGTAATGGTGAACCAAATCCACTTCGATTCCAGAAAAGTGGAAATGGACGATGTGTTCGTGGCCATTCGAGGTACGGTGACAGATGGGCATGAATACATCCAAAAGGCTATAGATTTAGGTGCTAGGGCCATTGTCTGTGAAGAACTGCCGGAACTTGTTGTGAACGGTGTCACTTATCTTCAGGTGAACGATTGCAATAGTGCATTGGCGGTAATAGCATCCAATTTTTACGAAAACCCCTCCAAAAACCTAAAACTTATTGGGGTAACCGGCACCAACGGAAAAACAACGGTAACGACCCTGCTGTACAATCTGTTTAAAAAAGCAGGATTCAAGGTCGGGCTTATTTCAACGATTAAAGTGCTGGTGGATGATATCGAGCATAAGGCTACACACACCACTCCCGATGTAATAACGATCAACGATTATTTGTCCAAAATGAACGATGTTGGTGTGGAGTATTGTTTTATGGAGGTGAGTTCTCACGGTATTCATCAAAAAAGGGCAGAGGGACTTTTTTTTGAAGGTGCCATCTTTACCAACCTTTCCCATGATCATCTGGATTACCATAAAACATTTGCCGAATATCGGGATACCAAGAAAAAATTGTTCGATGGGTTGCCAAAAACGGCCTTCGCGCTGGTAAATATCGACGATAAAAACGGGCCTGTTATGTTGCAGAACACCAAGGCAAAAAAATACACCTACGCATTAAAATCCTTCGCCGATTACAGGGCACAAATTTTGGAGAAACAGTTCAATGGTCAATTGTTGAAAGTTGATGAGAACGAACTATGGTCCAAACTTATTGGAGATTTTAACGCATACAATCTGTTGGCCATCTATGCCACCGCGGATATACTAGGTCTAGAAAAAATGGAGACCCTTAGGTTGATGAGCGAGCTGGAAAATGTGGATGGAAGGTTTCAATATTATATATCAAAAGAGCGAATAACGGCAATTGTTGATTATGCCCATACGCCGGATGCACTCAAAAATGTGTTGGTTACTATCAACGCCTTGAGGACTGGAAATGAAAACGTCATCACCGTAGTGGGGTGTGGTGGTGACCGTGACAAGTCAAAGCGTCCGGTTATGGGTCATATCGCTTCAGAAATGAGCGACCAAGCCATATTTACCTCCGATAATCCACGAACGGAATCCCCTAAAACCATTATAGAAGAAATGGAAACGGGTGTGGAACCTCAAAATACCAGAAAGGTGTTGTCCATTGAAAACAGGAGGCAGGCCATAAATACAGCTTGTAAATTGGCAATGGCCAACGATATAATCCTTGTGGCCGGAAAAGGCCACGAGACCTATCAGGAAACCAATGGTGTCCGGGTAGATTTTGATGATTTTAAAGAAGTGAAAGAAGCTCTTAAGAGCCTAAAAAAATAA
- a CDS encoding penicillin-binding protein, protein MAITEKNIMNRLYLVATGLVVLAIAVVVKLVDIQMVQGEKYKELALSKTEKMFTIEPNRGNLYSEDGSLLAASVPKYEIRFDAKTVSQENFENHVGALSDSLGKLFDRPSSYYRQLFRKARANGNRYKLVARNVGYLDYVRIKQFPLFNLGPYKGGFVETHRVVREYPLGKMAARSIGYERVDENGYYTRVGLDGAFGETYLRGKEGKRLKQKIAKGQWKPVGLDNIVEPQDGLDVVSTIDVNIQDIAHHELLKQLEKYKADHGCVVVMETQTGEIKAISNLGRTSEGKYYEKLNYAVGESHEPGSTFKLMSLVAAMEDKVVDTSSVIDTEKGRYRIYDGVVKDSRWGGYGKITVSRAFAVSSNTAFAKIINENYKEEPEKFVNRLMNMGLHKKLDLPIIGEGDPVIRYPGDKGWSGISLGWMSHGYEVSLTPIQTLAFYNAIANDGEYVKPRLIQEVKDGNKVVKRFDKQVLNSSICSKETVKKAQQLLKDVVEKDYGTGHKLYSKNFSMAGKTGTTQKNYVAKNPDKLAYISSFAGYFPADNPKYSCIVVIHEPDKEEGYYGADVSGPVFKSMAQKIHAISPMVDEVDGGSFKDSDLDKDYQQYFAQVQKKHSTLPNVRGMSGMDAVSLLENLGIQVEVHGNGKVKKQSVDQGTRLDLVKKIILELS, encoded by the coding sequence GTGGCCATCACCGAAAAAAATATAATGAACAGATTGTACCTCGTAGCAACGGGGCTTGTTGTTTTGGCCATAGCAGTGGTGGTGAAATTGGTGGATATCCAAATGGTGCAGGGCGAAAAATACAAGGAATTGGCGCTCAGCAAAACCGAGAAGATGTTCACTATTGAACCAAATCGGGGCAATCTTTATTCAGAAGATGGTAGTCTGTTGGCGGCATCGGTTCCAAAATATGAAATCAGGTTCGATGCCAAGACCGTATCACAAGAAAATTTTGAGAACCACGTAGGTGCCTTGTCCGATTCTTTGGGCAAATTGTTCGATCGTCCATCTTCGTATTACAGACAATTGTTCCGTAAGGCCAGGGCCAATGGCAATAGGTATAAACTGGTCGCTCGTAATGTTGGTTATTTGGATTATGTTAGGATCAAACAATTCCCGCTCTTTAACCTGGGACCCTATAAAGGAGGTTTTGTGGAAACGCATCGTGTTGTGCGCGAATATCCTTTGGGTAAAATGGCCGCCCGTAGCATTGGTTACGAACGTGTTGACGAAAACGGTTACTATACCCGCGTAGGCCTCGATGGGGCATTTGGCGAAACCTATTTAAGAGGTAAAGAAGGCAAACGCTTAAAACAGAAAATAGCCAAAGGGCAGTGGAAACCCGTTGGTTTGGACAATATTGTGGAGCCACAGGATGGATTGGATGTGGTTTCCACAATCGATGTCAATATTCAAGATATAGCGCATCACGAACTATTAAAGCAACTGGAAAAATACAAGGCCGATCATGGCTGCGTAGTGGTGATGGAGACCCAAACAGGGGAAATCAAGGCGATTTCCAACTTGGGTAGAACTTCTGAAGGAAAATATTACGAGAAATTGAATTATGCCGTTGGCGAGTCACATGAACCAGGCTCTACATTCAAATTGATGTCCCTTGTCGCTGCTATGGAAGATAAGGTGGTGGATACCAGTTCTGTCATCGATACGGAAAAAGGAAGGTATCGAATTTATGATGGTGTGGTTAAAGATTCCAGATGGGGCGGGTATGGAAAAATTACCGTATCCAGGGCATTCGCCGTATCCTCCAACACGGCATTCGCAAAAATCATTAATGAAAATTATAAAGAAGAGCCCGAAAAGTTTGTAAACCGCCTAATGAACATGGGGCTTCACAAAAAGTTGGATCTACCCATTATAGGGGAGGGCGACCCGGTTATCCGTTATCCTGGTGACAAAGGATGGTCGGGGATATCTTTGGGATGGATGTCCCATGGCTACGAAGTATCGTTGACACCCATTCAAACATTGGCTTTTTACAATGCCATTGCCAATGATGGAGAATATGTGAAACCTCGTTTGATCCAAGAAGTAAAGGACGGCAACAAAGTGGTTAAGCGTTTTGATAAACAAGTGCTCAACTCCTCCATCTGTTCCAAAGAAACTGTGAAAAAAGCGCAACAATTATTAAAGGATGTGGTGGAGAAAGATTACGGGACAGGCCATAAATTATACTCCAAGAATTTTTCTATGGCCGGTAAAACAGGTACCACGCAGAAAAATTACGTAGCTAAAAACCCGGACAAGTTGGCTTATATCTCATCGTTTGCGGGTTATTTTCCGGCAGACAACCCCAAATATTCCTGCATTGTCGTGATTCACGAACCAGATAAGGAAGAAGGGTATTATGGAGCCGATGTATCCGGTCCGGTATTTAAGTCCATGGCCCAGAAGATCCATGCCATTTCACCCATGGTAGACGAAGTGGACGGTGGGAGTTTTAAAGATTCCGATTTGGACAAGGACTACCAACAATATTTTGCACAAGTGCAAAAAAAACACAGCACCTTGCCCAATGTAAGGGGTATGAGTGGAATGGATGCCGTTTCCCTTTTGGAGAACCTTGGTATTCAGGTTGAGGTGCATGGAAATGGAAAGGTGAAGAAACAATCTGTTGATCAAGGCACCCGTCTTGATCTAGTAAAGAAAATAATATTGGAGCTTTCATGA
- a CDS encoding FtsL-like putative cell division protein yields MRKGLLDILKGKFLVSGDAPKNWMFLLFASFLAAMMISSSHNADKKVLEIAQLNEEVRKLKSEFFEARSSVQQLKLESTLREVVAEKGLVPSKNPPKKIKVKSSE; encoded by the coding sequence ATGAGAAAAGGATTGCTGGACATATTAAAAGGAAAATTTTTGGTGAGCGGAGATGCTCCCAAGAATTGGATGTTCCTGTTGTTTGCCTCGTTTTTGGCAGCAATGATGATTTCCAGTAGTCATAATGCCGATAAAAAAGTATTGGAGATCGCTCAATTGAACGAGGAGGTCCGTAAACTTAAAAGTGAGTTTTTTGAAGCTCGTTCCAGTGTGCAACAGTTAAAATTGGAATCAACGTTGCGCGAGGTTGTAGCGGAAAAAGGTTTGGTGCCTTCTAAAAATCCACCAAAAAAAATTAAAGTTAAATCATCGGAATAG
- the rsmH gene encoding 16S rRNA (cytosine(1402)-N(4))-methyltransferase RsmH has protein sequence MSSAYHNPVLLKESVDGLNIKEDGVYVDVTFGGGGHSKEILKRLGESGKLFAFDQDEDALQNALEDGRFQLINQNFRYLKQFLKFYGIRKVDGILADFGVSSHQFDEAERGFSIRFNADLDMRMDKSNQLSAYQVVNAYSQEDLASVLFQYGELRNANTLAKTIVASRSEEPIKTTDDLKGVLKRFLPKMKENKILAQIYQAIRIEVNQEIEVLKEFLEQVPEVLVQGGRLSLISYHSLEDRLAKRFIRAGKFDGEPEKDFYGNINVPLKKVGGLIKPSAEEVKVNNRARSAKLRIAERI, from the coding sequence ATGAGTAGTGCATATCACAATCCGGTTTTGTTGAAAGAATCGGTGGACGGATTGAATATTAAAGAAGATGGAGTGTATGTGGATGTTACTTTCGGGGGCGGCGGACACTCCAAAGAAATTTTGAAAAGATTGGGGGAAAGTGGAAAGTTGTTCGCTTTTGATCAGGATGAAGATGCGCTCCAAAATGCGCTGGAAGATGGTAGGTTCCAGTTGATCAATCAAAACTTTCGCTATCTCAAACAATTTTTAAAGTTCTATGGCATTCGGAAAGTTGATGGAATCTTGGCGGATTTTGGGGTTTCCTCCCATCAGTTCGATGAGGCCGAACGTGGTTTTTCCATTCGGTTCAACGCAGATTTGGATATGCGAATGGACAAAAGCAACCAATTATCGGCCTATCAGGTGGTCAATGCCTATTCCCAAGAAGATTTAGCATCGGTTCTTTTTCAGTATGGTGAATTGCGAAATGCAAATACCTTGGCCAAAACTATTGTTGCGTCCCGGTCGGAAGAGCCTATCAAAACAACGGATGACCTTAAAGGGGTGCTCAAACGATTTTTGCCCAAGATGAAAGAGAACAAGATTTTGGCACAGATCTATCAAGCTATCAGGATAGAGGTGAACCAAGAAATTGAGGTGCTCAAGGAATTTTTGGAGCAAGTTCCCGAAGTGCTTGTCCAGGGTGGTCGGTTGAGCTTGATCAGTTATCACTCTTTGGAAGACCGGTTGGCAAAACGATTTATACGGGCAGGCAAATTCGATGGAGAGCCAGAGAAGGATTTTTACGGGAACATAAATGTCCCGTTAAAAAAAGTAGGGGGATTGATAAAGCCATCAGCAGAAGAAGTAAAGGTCAATAATAGGGCAAGAAGTGCAAAACTCCGCATTGCGGAACGCATATAG
- a CDS encoding division/cell wall cluster transcriptional repressor MraZ, with protein MTHIIGQHDCKADSKGRVLLPISLKNQLLPVLQDGFVIKRSVFQQCLELYPKAEFDVLMQKVMKKSKINRKYDAFVRNFVAGMKEVSIDGDSGRLQIPKNLVEFAAIEKEVVLNAVFDKIEIWNKDMYEKVLAEGEKDYADLAEEIFDDDE; from the coding sequence GTGACCCATATCATAGGACAACATGATTGCAAAGCAGACTCCAAGGGAAGGGTTTTATTGCCCATTTCTTTGAAGAATCAGCTTTTGCCTGTTCTACAAGATGGGTTTGTGATAAAAAGATCGGTTTTTCAGCAATGTCTGGAATTGTATCCCAAAGCGGAGTTTGATGTTTTGATGCAGAAAGTGATGAAGAAAAGCAAGATCAATCGCAAATACGATGCGTTTGTCCGAAATTTTGTTGCCGGAATGAAAGAGGTGAGCATAGATGGTGATTCGGGAAGGCTGCAAATCCCAAAAAATTTGGTGGAGTTTGCTGCAATCGAAAAAGAAGTGGTTCTAAATGCGGTTTTTGATAAAATCGAGATCTGGAACAAGGATATGTACGAAAAAGTCTTGGCAGAAGGGGAGAAGGATTATGCCGATCTGGCCGAGGAGATTTTTGATGATGATGAGTAG
- a CDS encoding alpha/beta fold hydrolase — MEEHLIDDGKYRYIEKGEGTPMIILHGLMGGLSNFQGVSEYFPSMGYKVLIPELPIYDMPLLKTTVKNFATFLEGFIEHKGLKDVILLGNSLGGHIGLLHTKMYPEMVKALVITGSSGLYESAMGDGYPKRGDYEFIKKKAEDVFYDPKVATKEIVDEVFATVNDRMKLVKTLAIAKSAIRHNMSKDLPHMNTPTCIIWGENDTVTPPNVATEFHELLPDSDLYWIEKCGHAPMMEHPNEFNRILEAWLKKRNF; from the coding sequence ATGGAGGAGCATTTAATCGATGATGGCAAATACCGGTATATAGAAAAAGGAGAAGGTACTCCTATGATTATATTACATGGTTTAATGGGAGGCCTGAGCAATTTCCAAGGGGTTTCCGAATATTTCCCCTCCATGGGATACAAGGTCCTTATCCCGGAACTGCCCATTTACGATATGCCCCTATTAAAGACTACGGTAAAGAACTTTGCTACCTTTTTAGAAGGCTTTATTGAACACAAAGGCTTAAAGGATGTAATATTACTTGGGAATTCCTTGGGCGGACATATTGGACTCCTACACACCAAAATGTACCCCGAAATGGTAAAGGCACTTGTAATTACAGGTAGTTCGGGACTTTACGAAAGTGCCATGGGGGACGGATACCCAAAGCGTGGCGACTACGAATTCATAAAAAAGAAGGCAGAAGATGTTTTCTATGACCCAAAAGTAGCCACCAAAGAAATCGTGGACGAGGTTTTTGCCACGGTAAACGATAGAATGAAACTGGTAAAAACATTGGCCATTGCCAAAAGTGCCATTCGACACAATATGTCAAAAGATTTACCGCACATGAACACCCCAACCTGTATTATTTGGGGAGAAAACGATACCGTAACCCCTCCCAACGTAGCCACAGAGTTCCACGAATTGTTGCCAGACTCGGACCTATATTGGATAGAAAAGTGTGGCCATGCCCCCATGATGGAGCACCCCAATGAGTTTAACCGTATTCTTGAGGCTTGGCTCAAAAAGCGTAACTTCTAA
- the yihA gene encoding ribosome biogenesis GTP-binding protein YihA/YsxC has protein sequence MKITSAEFVMSNSNVAKCPNEPIPEYAFIGRSNVGKSSLINMLVERKALAKTSGRPGKTQLINHFKINNNWFLVDLPGYGYARVSKKDKKTFQKYITEYFQKRKQLVCAFVLVDVRHDPQPVDLEFMEWLGINQIPFAIIFTKADKLKPNAIKKQTAAYLQKLLDGVWEEAPPHFTTSSSNRMGREELLDFIDGINQDFFQNKS, from the coding sequence ATGAAAATTACATCGGCAGAATTTGTAATGAGCAACTCCAATGTTGCCAAATGCCCCAATGAACCCATACCAGAATATGCGTTTATAGGACGGTCCAATGTTGGCAAATCATCGCTGATCAATATGTTGGTAGAGCGAAAGGCTTTGGCAAAAACATCCGGAAGGCCAGGAAAAACCCAACTCATCAATCATTTTAAGATCAACAACAATTGGTTTCTTGTAGATTTGCCGGGTTATGGATATGCAAGAGTCTCGAAAAAAGACAAAAAAACCTTTCAGAAATACATTACCGAGTATTTTCAAAAAAGAAAGCAGTTGGTTTGTGCCTTTGTTTTAGTAGATGTTCGCCATGATCCACAACCGGTGGATTTGGAGTTTATGGAGTGGCTCGGCATTAATCAGATTCCATTCGCCATAATTTTTACCAAAGCGGACAAACTTAAGCCCAATGCAATAAAAAAACAGACCGCAGCCTATCTTCAAAAGTTATTGGATGGCGTATGGGAAGAAGCACCCCCACATTTTACCACTTCATCCTCCAACCGAATGGGACGAGAAGAGCTTTTGGATTTTATTGACGGGATCAATCAAGATTTTTTTCAAAACAAGAGCTGA
- the gldC gene encoding gliding motility protein GldC: MAVKHTSEITLKVGLDENRVPEELKWSAQDGGINEEEAKAMLLSVWDSKNQESLKIDLWTKDMPVDEMKVFFHQTLETMADTFYKATQDEKMTATMKDFCDYFAEKLELKKDR, from the coding sequence ATGGCAGTAAAACATACTTCGGAGATTACATTGAAGGTTGGGCTGGACGAGAACAGAGTGCCCGAGGAGTTAAAATGGTCGGCACAAGATGGTGGAATTAACGAGGAAGAGGCCAAAGCCATGTTGTTGTCCGTTTGGGACAGTAAAAATCAAGAATCCCTAAAAATCGACCTGTGGACCAAGGATATGCCCGTAGATGAGATGAAGGTATTTTTTCATCAAACTTTGGAAACAATGGCCGATACTTTTTATAAGGCTACCCAAGATGAAAAAATGACGGCCACCATGAAGGATTTCTGCGACTATTTTGCGGAAAAATTGGAATTGAAAAAGGACCGTTAG
- the gldB gene encoding gliding motility lipoprotein GldB — protein sequence MKCLLKYFGNTFYKSFSVLVVFLFAACAETDKTEEEIEKITIDLKVSRFDQEFARASETDIPKLKTKYPYLFPEQFTDSVWVAKLTDTLQVELSNEVEKAFPDFDKESEELESLFKHIKYYFPGIRVPHVVTLTSDVRYENRIILTDSLLLIGLDNYLGEDHHFYEGIQRYIASNLDKKYLVSDVSSAFSKKVLTYPRNRTLLSRMVYYGKELYLKDKLIPFATDAQKIGYSDEEMEWAGANEEQMWKYFVERELLYSTDAGLDRKFLDPAPFSKFGLELDNESPPRLGRYMGWQIVRAYMEKNGEGLKQLLDTPADEILKQSNYKPKR from the coding sequence ATGAAGTGCTTGTTGAAATACTTTGGAAATACCTTTTATAAAAGCTTTTCTGTATTGGTGGTTTTTCTGTTTGCAGCATGTGCCGAAACGGATAAAACCGAAGAGGAAATCGAGAAAATTACGATAGATTTAAAGGTTTCCAGGTTTGACCAAGAATTTGCAAGGGCGTCCGAGACCGATATCCCTAAATTAAAAACAAAGTATCCATATTTGTTCCCCGAACAGTTTACGGACAGTGTTTGGGTGGCCAAACTAACGGATACCCTTCAGGTGGAATTATCGAACGAAGTTGAAAAGGCATTTCCCGATTTCGATAAGGAATCGGAAGAACTTGAATCTCTTTTTAAACATATAAAATATTATTTTCCGGGAATTCGAGTGCCCCACGTGGTAACCTTAACTTCGGATGTGAGATATGAAAATAGGATCATCTTAACAGATTCCCTGTTGTTGATAGGACTGGACAATTATCTCGGGGAAGACCATCATTTTTATGAAGGGATACAGCGGTATATTGCATCAAATCTGGATAAAAAGTATTTAGTATCGGATGTATCCAGTGCATTTTCCAAAAAAGTACTTACGTATCCACGTAACAGAACATTACTTTCCCGAATGGTATACTACGGTAAAGAACTATACTTAAAGGATAAACTAATCCCGTTTGCAACTGATGCCCAAAAGATTGGATATTCCGATGAGGAAATGGAGTGGGCCGGCGCAAACGAAGAGCAAATGTGGAAATATTTTGTTGAGCGAGAATTATTGTACAGTACAGATGCAGGTCTGGATAGAAAGTTTTTAGATCCCGCTCCATTTTCCAAATTTGGATTGGAACTGGACAATGAGTCACCACCAAGATTGGGGCGATATATGGGCTGGCAGATCGTTAGGGCATATATGGAAAAAAACGGTGAAGGTCTAAAACAGTTATTGGATACGCCGGCAGATGAAATTCTAAAACAATCAAATTACAAACCAAAAAGATAA